A part of Aegilops tauschii subsp. strangulata cultivar AL8/78 chromosome 2, Aet v6.0, whole genome shotgun sequence genomic DNA contains:
- the LOC109780265 gene encoding uncharacterized protein — protein MSGTYDSWIYHREPLEGQPQHFEADTQAPHMMGGGDAGIDFMEKVLRDNAGLEEEDGHEDDRIPDLLKDLYDAEDRADGQKSMFAELLGEAKRTAQEGGKFSRFTFTVKLLHIKSFYRISNAAFNAILRLLSLQFPDSCVPRSYDEALSIIHRLGLGYVSIHVCPNNCVLFQKDLAKHDNCPKCNASRWKDVDGKKSILEKVLRHFLLIPRLQRMFISKKSSLEVQWHKLKRQPMDNELSHPADGEAWKEFDSKHVDFAADPRNIKLGIATDGINPFGNMSTSYSMWPFFVVPYNLPPWAFMDQSNFMMSLLIPGPESPGKDFDVFMEPLVEELLQLWTGVPSYDALSPEEKFNLRAAIIWSIHDFPALHTLSGRIRVGYQAYVHCDKDPCSKRIRSKICYIGHRRFLPRNHRWRRSKDFNGENETCDKPAEFTKEELEQQLENVKDVRPGKLVKKRKREEGQCWDRRSCLWDLPYWADLKLRHNLDVMHIEKNICENLLGTFLNIEGKKKDTVSSRLDSEDMGIREDLHLQHNEDEDSFEMPRAWYTMSKEQKLAFCEFLRAVRFLDGYAANQQSVLLLMDSSFQY, from the coding sequence ATGTCCGGCACATATGATAGCTGGATATATCATCGAGAACCTTTAGAAGGACAACCTCAACATTTTGAAGCTGATACACAGGCCCCTCATATGATGGGTGGTGGTGATGCTGGCATTGATTTCATGGAAAAGGTTTTGCGAGATAATGCTGGTTTGGAGGAAGAGGATGGGCATGAAGATGATAGGATTCCTGACCTATTGAAGGATCTATACGATGCTGAAGATCGTGCTGATGGACAGAAGTCGATGTTTGCTGAGTTGTTAGGGGAGGCGAAGCGCACAGCTCAAGAAGGGGGTAAATTTTCAAGATTTACCTTCACCGTGAAGTTACTCCATATCAAGTCTTTCTATCGGATTAGCAATGCTGCATTCAACGCAATACTTCGCCTTTTGAGCTTGCAATTCCCTGATAGTTGTGTTCCCAGGTCTTATGATGAAGCATTGAGCATAATCCACAGGCTGGGGCTAGGTTATGTTTCAATACATGTGTGCCCAAATAACTGTGTCCTGTTTCAGAAGGATTTAGCAAAGCATGACAATTGTCCAAAATGCAATGCCTCTAGGTGGAAAGATGTTGATGGGAAGAAGTCAATACTGGAGAAGGTACTGAGGCACTTTTTGTTGATACCAAGGCTGCAGCGGATGTTTATCTCGAAGAAATCATCGCTGGAGGTACAATGGCACAAGCTGAAGCGGCAACCTATGGACAATGAGCTGAGCCATCCAGCGGACGGAGAGGCATGGAAAGAGTTTGACAGTAAACATGTAGATTTTGCTGCAGATCCAAGGAACATAAAACTTGGCATTGCCACAGATGGCATTAATCCGTTTGGGAACATGAGCACGTCTTATAGCATGTGGCCATTTTTTGTGGTGCCGTACAACCTGCCACCATGGGCATTCATGGATCAGTCCAACTTCATGATGTCGTTGCTTATCCCGGGTCCAGAGTCTCCAGGAAAGGATTTTGATGTCTTTATGGAGCCCCTTGTAGAAGAACTGCTCCAGCTCTGGACTGGTGTACCTTCATACGATGCCTTGAGTCCGGAAGAAAAGTTCAATCTACGTGCTGCAATCATATGGTCCATCCATGATTTCCCGGCGCTGCACACTCTGTCTGGGAGGATCAGAGTGGGTTATCAGGCCTATGTCCATTGTGACAAAGACCCTTGCTCAAAGAGAATAAGGAGCAAGATCTGCTATATTGGGCACCGCCGCTTTCTTCCCCGAAACCATCGCTGGCGAAGAAGCAAAGATTTTAATGGTGAGAATGAAACCTGTGACAAGCCAGCTGAATTCACTAAAGAAGAGCTGGAGCAGCAACTTGAAAATGTGAAAGATGTGAGACCAGGAAAGCTTGTGAAGAAAAGAAAGCGTGAGGAAGGTCAATGTTGGGACCGGAGGTCTTGTTTGTGGGACCTGCCATACTGGGCTGATCTAAAATTAAGGCATAATCTCGATGTAATGCACATTGAGAAAAACATATGCGAGAATCTGCTAGGGACGTTTCTGAACATTGAAGGGAAGAAAAAGGACACGGTTAGTTCTAGGCTTGATTCGGAGGACATGGGCATAAGAGAAGATTTGCATCTACAGCACAATGAAGATGAAGATTCATTTGAAATGCCACGAGCATGGTATACAATGAGTAAAGAACAAAAGCTTGCATTCTGTGAATTCCTAAGAGCGGTGAGATTTCTAGATGGTTATGCTGCTAACCAACAAAGTGTGTTACTTCTGATGGATTCAAGCTTTCAGTACTGA